Proteins co-encoded in one Astyanax mexicanus isolate ESR-SI-001 chromosome 1, AstMex3_surface, whole genome shotgun sequence genomic window:
- the LOC111197494 gene encoding tripartite motif-containing protein 16-like, with product MAEVSILDQDQFSCSVCLDLLKDPVAIPCGHSYCMVCINGCWDQEDQRGVYSCPQCRETFSPRPVLRRNNMLAEVVEKLKKTEVRAASPAHCYAGAGDVECDFCTGRKLKATKSCLVCLASFCETHLQPHYQSPAFKKHKLVKASKQLQEKICSQHDKLIEIYCRTDQQFICYLCTMEEHKGHDTVSAKTERTQKQSEVKDMQKKFQQRIQEKQKKLQEVKQAVKTLKLSAQSAVEDSERIFTELIRSIEKKRSEVTELIRDQEKTELSAAEELLEQLEQEITDLKRRNTELEQLSHTEDHIHFLQRFQSVSVSSGGEDSPSITVHHHLSFDGVRKSLSDLKERLEEFCRKEFSKISPQVSAVQMILPSEPKNRGDFLQYFCRLTLDPNTVNQYLSLTENNKVVKGSDKVQSYSDHPERFNYWWQVLSKESVSGRCYWEVEWSSIGGYELYISVSYKGISRKGLGNECRLGHNDQSWSLQCSSSLSFCHNNTETKISAPPSSRIGVYVDHSAGTLSFYSVSDTMTLLHTVHTTFTQPLYAGVWFYDSGSVRFCDPQ from the exons ATGGCAGAGGTCAGTATTTTAGACCAGGAtcagttcagctgttcagtctgtctggatctactgaaggatccagtagctattccctgtggacacagttactgtatggtgtgtattaatggctgctgggatcaggaggatcagagGGGGGTCTACAGCTGCCCCCAGTGCAGAGAGACGTTCAGTCCGAGGCCTGTTCTACGCAGAAacaacatgctggctgaagtggtggagaaactgaagaagacagaagtccgagctgcttctcctgctcactgttacgctggagctggagatgtggagtgtgatttctgtaCTGGGAGAAAACTCAAAGCCACCAAGTCCTGTTTGGTGTGTCTGGCTTCTTTCTGTGAGACTCATCTCCAACCTCACTATCAGTCTCCtgcctttaagaagcacaagctggtcaaagcctccaAACAGCTGCAGgagaagatctgctctcagcatgaTAAACTGATCGAGATCTACTGTCGTACTGATCAacagtttatctgttatttatgtaCGATGGAGGAACACAAAGGTCACGATACAGTCTCAGCTAAAACAGAAAGAACACAGAAACAG AGTGAAGTGAAAGATATGCAGAAGAAATTCCAGCAGAGAATCCAGGAGAAACAGAAGAAGCTGCAGGAGGTGAAACAGGCTGTGAAAACTCTTAAG CTCTCTGCACagtcagcagtggaggacagtgagaggatctttactgagctgatccgctccattgagaaaaagcgctctgaggtaacagagctgatcagagatcaggagaagactgaactgagtgcagctgaagaactcctggagcagctggagcaggagatcactgatctaaagaggagaaacactgagctggagcagctttcacacacagaggatcacatccactTCCTCCAG AGATTCCAGTCTGTGAGTGTCTCTTCTGGAGGTGAAGATTCACCCAGCATCACTGTCCATCATCATCTCTCATTTGATGGAGTGAGGAAATCTCTCTCTGATCTGAAAGAGCGACTGGAGGAATTCTGCAGGAAGGAATTCAGTAAAATCTCTCCACAGG TTTCAGCAGTTCAGATGATTTTACCCTCAGAACCAAAGAACAGAGGAGACTTTCTACAGT ATTTCTGTCGACTGactctggatccaaacacagtaaatcaGTATCTCAGTCTGACTGAGAACAACAAAGTGGTGAAGGGCAGTGATAAAGTTCAGAGTTactctgatcatccagagagatttaatTATTGGTGGCAGGTGTTGAGTAaggagagtgtgagtggacgctgttactgggaggttgagtggagcaGTATTGGGGGTTATGAACTGTACATATCAGTATCATATAAAGGGATCAGCAGGAAAGGACTGGGTAATGAATGCAGGTTAGGACACAATGATCAGTCCTGGAGTCTGCAgtgttcttcctctctctctttctgtcacaacaacactgagactaagatctcagctcctccatcctccagaataggagtgtatgtggatcacagtgcaggaactctgtccttctacagcgtctctgatacaatgaccctcctacacacagtccacaccacattcactcagcccctctacgcTGGAGTCTGGTTTTATGATTCTGGATCTGTGAGATTTTGTGATCCACAATAA
- the LOC125782604 gene encoding tripartite motif-containing protein 16-like isoform X1, producing MAESSISVDQNQFSCSVCLDLLKNPVTIPCGHSYCMVCINGCWDQEDHRGVYSCPQCRETFTPRPVLRRNNMLAEVVEKLKKTEVRAASPAHCYAGAGDVECDFCTGRKRKATLSCLTCQASYCKTHLQPHYEVPALKKHKMITVSKQLQEKICSQHDKLMEIYCRTDQSCICYLCTMDEHKGHDSVAASAERIKKQPQLKNMLTDFQQRIQRKEKKLQEVKQAVESLKLSAQSAVEDSERIFTELIRSIEKKRSEVTELIRDQEKTELSAAEELLEQLEQEITDLKRRNTELEQLSHTEDHIHFLQRFQSVSVSSGGEDSSSITVHHHHLSFDGVRKSLSDLKERLEEFCRKEFSKISPQVSAVQMILPSEPKTRGDFLQYFCRLTLDPNTVNQYLSLSENNRVVKSSDKVQSYSDHPERFDSYCQVLSKESVSGRCYWEVEWSSTAGYVYISVSYKGISRKGQNKECLFGHNDQSWSLQCSPSLSFWYNNTETKISAPPSSRIGVYVDHSAGTLSFYSVSDTMTLLHTVHTTFTQPLYAGVWINYYESSVRFCDPQ from the exons ATGGCGGAGTCCAGTATTTCTGTAGATCAGAAtcagttcagctgttcagtctgtctggatctactgaagaaTCCAGTAActattccctgtggacacagttactgtatggtgtgtattaatggctgctgggatcaggaggatcaCAGGGGGGTCTACAGCTGCCCCCAGTGCAGAGAGACGTTCACTCCGAGGCCTGTTCTACGCAGAAacaacatgctggctgaagtggtggagaaactgaagaagacagaagtccgagctgcttctcctgctcactgttacgctggagctggagatgtggagtgtgatttctgtaCTGGGAGGAAACGTAAAGCTACGTTGTCCTGTCTGACGTGTCAGGCCTCTTACTGTAAGACTCATCTACAACCTCACTATGAAGTTCCTGCATTAAAAAAGCACAAGATGATCACAGTCTCCAAACAGCTGCAGgagaagatctgctctcagcatgaTAAACTGATGGAGATCTACTGTCGTACTGATCAGAGCTGCATCTGTTATTTGTGTACGATGGATGAACACAAAGGTCATGATTCAGTTGCAGCTTCAgctgaaagaataaaaaaacag cCACAACTAAAGAACATGCTGACAGATTTCCAGCAGAGAATCCAGAGGAAAGAGAAGAAGCTGCAGGAGGTGAAACAGGCTGTGGAAAGTCTTAAA CTCTCTGCACagtcagcagtggaggacagtgagaggatctttactgagctgatccgctccattgagaaaaagcgctctgaggtaacagagctgatcagagatcaggagaagactgaactgagtgcagctgaagaactcctggagcagctggagcaggagatcactgatctaaagaggagaaacactgagctggagcagctttcacacacagaggatcacatccactTCCTCCAG AGATTCCAGTCTGTGAGTGTCTCTTCTGGAGGTGAAGATTCATCCAGCATCActgtccatcatcatcatctctcatTTGATGGAGTGAGGAAATCTCTCTCTGATCTGAAAGAGCGGCTGGAGGAATTCTGCAGGAAGGAATTCAGTAAAATCTCTCCACAGG TTTCAGCAGTTCAGATGATTTTACCCTCAGAACCAAAGACCAGAGGAGACTTTCTACAGT ATTTCTGTCGACTGactctggatccaaacacagtaaatcaGTATCTCAGTCTGTCTGAGAACAACAGAGTGGTGAAGAGCAGTGATAAAGTTCAGAGTTactctgatcatccagagagatttgacaGTTATTGTCAGGTGTTGAGTAaggagagtgtgagtggacgctgttactgggaggttgagtggagcaGTACTGCGGGATATGTGTACATATCAGTATCATATAAAGGGATCAGCAGGAAAGGACAGAATAAAGAGTGTTTGTTTGGACACAATGATCAGTCCTGGAGTCTGCagtgttctccctctctctctttctggtacaacaacactgagactaagatctcagctcctccatcctccagaataggagtgtatgtggatcacagtgcaggaactctgtccttctacagcgtctctgatacaatgaccctcctacacacagtccacaccacattcactcagcccctctacgcTGGAGTCTGGATTAATTATTATGAATCATCTGTTAG